A region of the Peromyscus leucopus breed LL Stock chromosome X, UCI_PerLeu_2.1, whole genome shotgun sequence genome:
CATGTAAACTCATGCAAACGATCAGACATACATGTACAGATTAATTAATTAGTAACTAattaattcacttttttttccggagctgaggaccgaacccagggccttgtgcttgctaggcaagcgctctaccactgagctaaattcccaacccctaattaatttacttttaaagctGGATAAGGAGCCGCGgtgcatacccttaatcccaacactcgcagagccaggaggatctggcGGCGGCGCAGGCGCGGCGGCGCgcgcggcggcgggggcgggggcgcggcgcggcgggtggtggtggtgtgtggtgggcacacgcctttaatcccaggattaaaggcagagccaggaggatctctgtgtgagttcgaggccagcctggtctacaaagtgagatccaggaaaggcacaaagtacacagagaaaccctgtcttggaaaaaaaaaaaaaagaaaagaaagaaaaaaaagctgggtatggtggctcatacttataatcctagtactcagcaGTCTCAAGTAGGAGGATTGAGGAAGATTCCTGGaaattttaggccagcctggtctatgtagtgagttgcctgaactacagagtgagagaccctgcccccacccacccaaaatcAGTACCTTCCTTTCTGAAGGAAATAGATGGATTTCTAAACGCTATGCAGAGATTCAAATATGCACTATATAGTGGTGATGTGGCTACAGCTTGAGTGGTCTGAAAGACCCCTCTTGGGaggtattatttttactttatttctgtaTGAAAAAAAAGCAGCCATGCAGGAACAGGTGAAtgcaaaaatgaaacacaaagagcCACTGTAAATGAAGAAAGTATATGAGGCCAGTGAAAAATGCTacccttttctttattctctttaaaattcagcCGGAGGTGGGGGGTGtggcaatgcctttaatcccagcaactcaggagggcagaggcaggtggagctcttcTGATAGTCGAGGCCAGCCAGCGGGGGCTACAGGGGCCCTGGGCCAGCGAGACTCCAGGGGCTCCAAAGctgccacagagaaaccctgctcgaaAAAAAATTTCAGTCCCCAGTAGgagaactgcttttttttttttttttttttgagtcaggggaCTCACCATGTAGTCTACTCCTGGCTGGCTAGCCCTGAAATTGGCTATGTAAGTAAAGCAGCATGGTCTCAAGACTGCTAGGGTCACAGTTATGGGAACACTTCACCCAAGCATTTAGATTGTGAGCCTGGGACTGGTTGAACCGgctcaagcctgatgatctgtgtttgactcccagaagccacatgatggaaggagaaaaaaccAACTCCTACAGTTGCCCTTGGACTCCCACacagtataaacacacacacacacacacacacacacacacacacacgttaaaagaTTGTGAGTGGTGCTAAACCCTTTTGATAAAGTAGTGAAAATCAATATAGGTATACTGTCAACAGCCAGTCGTCCTTGAGGAAGTCCATGGGAGAATACCTTAACATATTAAAGCACAGTACAGTTGCAGGCAGAAAGTGTAGGCTGAGATTTGTGGGCCTGAAGACTTTGGGTTGGAGAAAAACATGGATCAAAGACAGATTAGATGTCCATCCTAAAGATTCTAATTGAGATATTGGCTGAAAGCTCATCTAGAGTGACTAGAGACCTAAGTTTTTTAACAACAGTCTCTGGATGTTGCCCAATCTCCAGTGTACGATCTGGGCATCGAACACAGGAACATAGCAAAGGCTGAGGCGATGAGAGACGCtcttgtctctgtgagtttgcttTCTCAGAAATACCTGTTTTCGTATGCCTGCCTCCTATCCTTAGCTCCCAATGACCCTCTCCACCCACAGGCACGAAGTGTGTTGTTGTCTGGCCTCTCTCTCCTTGCCTCAACGTATTTCTCTCTGCGGCCGCTCCTCTGTATCTCAGAATCTTCCTTTCCCTGTCCTCAGCTCAGTATTCCTGGAATCTGTAGTTGGGCTGTTTGTAGCTCCGTGGTAGAGTACTTGCGTAACAGGTACAGAGCCTTGGGGTTTGGTTCTGtcaccgaaaaaaaaaaaaaaatcagcccctTTCGTTGTCTGTCCTGTAATTTTATCTTTCTCCAAATGAACTGTGTCCTCCTGGGAAGCACGGACCTTGtattatttctctgtgtacccgGTAGAACCTGGCAGCTAGGAATCGGGTTTCACTTAACACTTGAAAGCTTTACTGAGAAAGGGCCTGGGTTCTATCTTTGCCCGGTCTTCCTCTGCTGCAGCTGGCTGCATTGCCAAACGGTCAGCTAGCGAGGGGTGAAGGGTGGGTGATCCCATGCAGGGGCCACTAGGCTCTTTCTACCAAGGAAACGTCCTCAGACCGAGTCCACGGCTTTTCCCTTGCCAAGGTCCGGACGCAGCAGGCACgccctgtcctccccctccctctcccctcccgtcccctcccctccccccacgaCACCCCCGCGTGTGCGCTGCTCCCCCCCCCAGTAGGCGGCTCTGTGCCGGCCAATCAGCGAGCGCCTGTGCCAAAGAGACTTGAAACCCCTCCTCTGGTGGCGAGAACTGTGCAAGATGGCTGCGGCGTGTCGGAGCGTGAAGGTAGACTGCTCTGTGCCTCTAACGTTTGTTTTTGCGCAGGCTAGGACTGCACGGGCAGGAACTAGAGAGGAGAGATGGGTGCCTGGGGAAAAGGGTCCTGCTTCTCCGGCCTCGTTTTCTGGCGATCGGTTCAACGTTcaactgcacatgtgtgtgaggggtcGCAGGGAAACACGCCTGGGATGAGACAcgcccccaccccctaccccccacccccggccctcCCCTCCCGCGGTCTCAGCGGGGAGGAGAGGAAGCACCGTTGGGTCATTGACTATCCTGTTTCTTCGCAGAATTCGGGAACTGGCAagtgaaaaggggggggggttggaccGCAGCAGTTTACCTTGTACCTCTTCACAGGGCCTGGTGGCACTAAAATAACTGGAGGAGCCTCGGGCCTTGGCCTGGCTACGGCCGAAAGACTGGTGGGACAGGGGCCACAGCTGTGCTTCTGGACTTACCTAACTCGGGGGGTGAGGCCCAAGCCAAGAAGTTAGGAGAGAGCTGCGTGTTTGCCCCAGCCAACGTGAGTCACGACTCCGCCAGAGTGTGCACGAGGAAACTCGGGGGGGCGGGGCTTCTCCATAAAAGtggtgtcggggggggggggttgtgccaggtaaaagcacttgctgccatctgtaacaacctgagtttgatcccaggacctacatggtatgAGGAAAGAACTGACTGTGACCTCCACCGAGTGCCCTGGCACAAACAtgcctgcatacatacatacaaataaatgtccGGTGGTGAATCCATCGCCCGTCAGCTTTTGACCTGAGTCCTTGAGCACCCGAGGGCACCTGCAATAAGAACTCTAAAGCCAGGGCTCAGCAGAATGGCGACGAGGACTGGGCACACCAGAATTTCCTGGAGGAGATATGAACAGTTGGAAATGCCTATCTGCCCAGTGATTATATATTTACAGAGTTGAAAAACCTGAACTGCAcaggaagggatttttttttttttaaaaaaaaaaagctagttcaTGTTCCTGTGAGCAATTCTCAAAACAGGGTTGTAtcggaatatagctcagtggtagagttcttgcctagcatgtacgaGACCCCCTCAGTTTAATTGTCAatactgcaaaagaaaaaagcaaaacaaggttGTATAGTGCCCTGATCCATAGCAGCTGAGAATTACCAGGGGCATAGGAATCCAAAGAGTATAGATTGGAAAAATACTTTTGCAGTACTTTTCTGTAGTCCCCACCATTTTCCTTTTACTCGCTTCACTTGTTTTAGCACAACTCTCTCTTGGCCTCCCTTTTGCTCACACAATTCTGCTCCCATTCAAGGACTGGGCTTGCCCTCCTCTCTAGGtttagtggtgtgtgtatgcCAGGAAATGAATACCTTTCCTTCATGTCTCCCTTTCAAGGTGACCTCTGAGAAGGATGTACAAGCAGCTTTGACTCTAGCAAAAGAAAAGTTTGGCCGCATAGATGTGGCTGTCAACTGTGCAGGTATTGCAGTGGCCATTAAGACATACAACCAAAAGAAGAACCAGGTGCATACCTTGGAAGACTTCCAGCGGGTTCTCAATGTAAGGCCTTGGTAGATCTCCAGGGGTAGGACTAAGAAATGTCCGGCTGTGGGTACTCAGCTTTTAAGCAAACACAAAGCAGCCTCTGCCTTAGATCCCACATCATGGTTCTACCCGCCCTCCAGGTGAATCTTATAGGCACTTTCAATGTGATCCGCTTGGttgctggggagatgggtcagaATGAACCAGACCAGGGAGGCCAACGTGGAGTTATCATTAACACTGCCAGTGTGGCTGCCTTTGAGGGCCAGGTATGTGGATGGAGGCAAAGTTCTTATTTGAATGACTtgcggggggggggtgtctcccaCCTATGATCTCCACTCTTTTTTCCAGGTTGGACAAGCTGCATACTCTGCATCCAAAGGGGCATAGTGGGCATGACACTGCCCATTGCTCGTGACCTGGCTCCCATAGGCATCCGTGTGATGACAATTGCTCCAGGtagacatttctttctctctcttgccatCCCTAGAGTTGGGTGGGATCTGTAGACAGATGAGAGGAGGTGCCCACTACCTAAATATCTGCAGCTTAGCGCTAGGGTGAGGAAGAACCAAGCGACTATGAGAACAGAAATGAACCTTTGATTTTGGTGCTTTCATCTAGGTTTGTTTGCCACCCCACTGCTTACCACCCTTCCAGAGAAAGTGCGCAACTTCTTGGCCAGCCAGGTGCCCTTCCCCAGCCGACTAGGTGACCCTGCTGAATACGCTCATGCGGTCCAGGCCATAATTGAGAACCCATTCTTGAATGGAGAGGTCATCCGGCTGGATGGGGCCATTCGAATGCAGCCTTAAAGGGTGAAGGCAAGAAAACACCAACTTCTCTCCAGCTTGAAGGAAAGCTAACAGCCATTTTGTAACTCTGCTCCAGTCACCCTCTGTGCCTAATAAATTCTCAAACTTCCAGGGCGTGAGCAGTCTTATGCATGAGGGGAACTGACACGGGGAAGAAAGTGAAGGATCCGAGGCTGGATCCATAAGAACAGCCCcagtgtggggtggggaaggCGGTATCTCACACTTGTGTACTGTAACAACACAGGGTTCACTATAGTGAATAATTTTATTCCCTAGGGTAGAAAGTGGAGTTTGGGGCTTAGTTCCCTCCTACTGAGGAGATTAGAGATAGGGGTATGTAGCATTTTCTGGACGACTCCTAGCCACCTGTGAGGTTGATAGGTGAGAAGGGAGGTGGTCATCCAGGCTTCAGCGGCTGCTGGTGTTGAACTGGAGGTAATACTGGGCAGTCGGCTGATTGGTGTAGATGACTGAATTCAGGTAATTTTGCCTGTGAAAATTCAAAGGCCACAGGTgatgttctctccctctccctggtcCTTGGCATTCCTCCCCACCCGCCCCCGCCTTCCTCCCCACTGCTGTACTGGAGAACTCACTGGGCTGCTTGTTCCCTAGCCAACTCCTTGTTGAAGGAGCCCAGCCCCCGTCGAATTCCGCACACAACTGCCTCTCCTGTTCTTCCAGCTCCAGGGCTGCTTCAGCCCAGGCGGACGGTCTGGCGGCCCCACTCCGCTTCCAGGACTTTTCCACTCGGCACTGTTCCTTTTTCTCCTGTCGTTGGGTTTCCTGGGTTTTTCCTGATGGCGGCTCGCTGCCTCTGCAGTCATGCCCTTCCAGCAGTAGGGCAGGACCGGTGAGGAGCTGGGGCGCTGGGCAGCCTGAGGATTCTCGGTCAGAAGATCACTGGTGACTTGTTTCTTGAATCTCCTTGAGTTTGgctcctgttgctgctgctgttcacgGCGCTGCTGCAGGCCTTCTTAGCTGCCCTGGTGGTAATGTAAGCATTTGGGGGCCCAGCCTTAAGAAACTTACTTGAAGGGTAGGAAAAATAGAGCCCTACTAAtctcagagagaagggagagaccaTGGCATGAATTTTTAATGATCCTAAGGGTATGATGGAGGGGATAGAATGGCCAGGGAATTTCTCTGCACTTAGTCTGAGAGGTCAGGGATGAAAAGCCAATACCTGTTCGTAAGTCACCCTGTATTTTGGAGTAGGTAGGAGAGAGGTGACTTATGCTTTAATAGATCTTAAGTGACAGGGGTAGTCCTTGGGGAAATGAGAATGCTTACTCTTGGTTGGAATGGGGTATGAGGTTTGTGGTTAAGGTTCCCCAGGACTTGGTTCAAGACTTGGGGTGGGCTAGTGCACTGGCAGTTCAGACCATACCTGGGCTTTGTTAGCATTAGCCATAGCAGTCCTCATGGCTGCTCGACAGGACTCCTCCAGCCTGGCTAGTTCAGCTGCTCTTGTGTTCACGGCTAGGCGCAGCTGCGTCActaagcaaagctacacagaaaaatatgGCCAGGGTATTGCACCTGCCTCTTCTAGGCCCCATTCCTGGTTTACTCATTAGCCATTTGTTTGACATACTTTATATTTGTTGCACAGATCTGAGTGTCAAAGTTACCCCGGTATGGAAGAGTTACTCTTTGGGGTCGGGGTAGCCAAAGCACAGCAACTTGGATAACAATGTAGTTCTGTCATGTTTGATCTGTGAGGCCTTAAGTCATTTTGTCTCTCTAGCCTCAGTTCTCAAGGTTATTTGTTGGGTTCTAAGGATATCACAGAATTAGCTCCTGTCTCAG
Encoded here:
- the LOC114702885 gene encoding LOW QUALITY PROTEIN: RIB43A-like with coiled-coils protein 1 (The sequence of the model RefSeq protein was modified relative to this genomic sequence to represent the inferred CDS: inserted 4 bases in 3 codons; deleted 7 bases in 5 codons; substituted 2 bases at 2 genomic stop codons) produces the protein MYKLDLQPDPKEIAAIEARRNREKERQCRFFNVRNRVMGVSGCGCLNYQVEERKLREAVEQSKDMAYGTKHAHNDLVAQMLEKEEAERACRLSRESTGFREQRQQFRNGQECDFWDPKQLHEFSSPLLXQWHVLGPASMQYFHGEDPERPHXLKMQQEQFRYNLERQLQEQQAARDEEVRAALLSDQLRLAVNTRAAELARLEESCRAAMRTAMANANKAQGSXEGLQQRREQQQQQEPNSRRFKKQVTSDLLTENPQAAQRPSSSPVLPYCWKGMTAEAASRHQKTQETQRQEKKEQCRVEKXLEAEWGRQTVRLAEAALELEEQERQLCAEFXRGLGSFNKELAREQAAQQNYLNSVIYTNQPTAQYYLQFNTSSR
- the Hsd17b10 gene encoding LOW QUALITY PROTEIN: 3-hydroxyacyl-CoA dehydrogenase type-2 (The sequence of the model RefSeq protein was modified relative to this genomic sequence to represent the inferred CDS: inserted 2 bases in 2 codons) → MAAACRSVKNSGTGPGGTKITGGASGLGLATAERLVGQGXTAVLLDLPNSGGEAQAKKLGESCVFAPANVTSEKDVQAALTLAKEKFGRIDVAVNCAGIAVAIKTYNQKKNQVHTLEDFQRVLNVNLIGTFNVIRLVAGEMGQNEPDQGGQRGVIINTASVAAFEGQVGQAAYSASKXGIVGMTLPIARDLAPIGIRVMTIAPGLFATPLLTTLPEKVRNFLASQVPFPSRLGDPAEYAHAVQAIIENPFLNGEVIRLDGAIRMQP